In Mucilaginibacter celer, one DNA window encodes the following:
- the msrB gene encoding peptide-methionine (R)-S-oxide reductase MsrB — MKRIYALAALLLCFTGAFAQQLKTEKGHEKNPYYSNTDTKHLNVSNAEWKKILPPALYATAREAATERAFTGQYWDKTTKGTYYCAVCGNKLFRSDAKFASDCGWPSFFEPVRKNSVIYKQDNSYGMSRTEVLCARCDSHLGHIFDDGPPPTYKRFCMNSVSLDFVPDGFAK; from the coding sequence ATGAAAAGGATATATGCATTAGCAGCGCTGTTGCTTTGTTTTACAGGGGCATTTGCCCAGCAACTGAAAACCGAAAAGGGGCATGAGAAAAATCCGTACTATTCCAATACGGATACCAAACATTTAAATGTATCAAACGCAGAGTGGAAAAAGATTCTGCCGCCAGCTTTATATGCTACCGCGAGGGAGGCCGCTACCGAGCGTGCATTTACCGGACAATATTGGGATAAAACAACCAAGGGTACTTATTACTGCGCTGTTTGCGGCAATAAATTATTTCGATCGGATGCCAAGTTTGCCAGCGATTGCGGCTGGCCGAGTTTTTTTGAGCCCGTGCGCAAAAACAGTGTTATTTATAAACAGGATAATTCATACGGCATGAGCCGTACCGAAGTGCTTTGTGCCCGCTGCGATTCGCACCTCGGCCATATTTTTGACGATGGGCCACCGCCAACTTATAAACGTTTTTGCATGAACTCGGTATCGCTTGATTTTGTGCCCGATGGGTTTGCCAAATAG
- a CDS encoding alginate lyase family protein produces the protein MKTQTRFLTTLLLSLSVFCINVKASITDSTGTPPSPKTKFIHPGILNTRSSLNQIAAELKAGDTMRTAAYQKVLDFIKDHEYPTTFPATIVVGSNGATSPSKTQIRKDCELVYAYALAWANTGDTGYAKKAIGLLNGWAYAFKDYGLLPGKTNAKQPSLEASWTTPSFVAAAEIIRHYKVKGKSAGWAAADIERFGKYLINVKDNYINVIPDYKNNWDSSAGYAKMAIGIFLDADSVYRAGYDLMVRELPNIIQPDGTLPELCVRKDCVHYQYSLTAYAYAAALARIQGDNNLWELSSKNISLGYDFMRKAFERKTGCDYCDLNSRIFPGVEVAYGYYKTENLKYLRALQAPLGVPIDNTFLGFTTYTHFGVKGL, from the coding sequence ATGAAGACCCAAACCAGGTTTTTAACCACTCTCCTGCTATCATTATCCGTATTTTGCATAAATGTAAAAGCCTCAATAACAGATAGCACAGGAACACCCCCCTCCCCTAAAACCAAATTTATACACCCCGGCATCCTAAATACCAGATCAAGCTTAAACCAGATTGCCGCAGAACTCAAAGCCGGCGATACCATGCGCACCGCCGCCTATCAAAAGGTTCTCGATTTTATCAAAGATCATGAATACCCCACCACCTTCCCTGCCACGATAGTTGTAGGATCGAACGGGGCCACATCGCCATCAAAAACCCAGATCAGGAAAGATTGTGAATTGGTTTATGCTTACGCACTGGCCTGGGCCAATACAGGCGATACCGGTTATGCAAAAAAAGCCATCGGCCTGCTTAATGGCTGGGCTTACGCGTTTAAGGATTACGGCCTGCTCCCCGGAAAAACCAATGCCAAACAGCCTTCACTCGAAGCCTCATGGACAACGCCCAGCTTTGTAGCCGCTGCCGAGATCATCAGGCATTACAAGGTAAAGGGAAAATCAGCCGGCTGGGCCGCTGCAGATATTGAGCGGTTTGGCAAGTACCTAATCAACGTAAAAGATAACTACATCAATGTTATCCCCGATTATAAAAACAACTGGGATTCATCGGCCGGTTACGCCAAAATGGCTATCGGCATTTTTTTAGATGCCGACAGCGTTTACCGGGCCGGGTACGATTTGATGGTGCGTGAGCTGCCCAATATCATTCAGCCGGATGGTACCCTGCCCGAGCTTTGTGTACGTAAGGATTGTGTGCATTATCAATACTCGCTAACCGCTTATGCTTATGCAGCTGCACTTGCCCGCATACAGGGTGATAACAACTTGTGGGAGCTCAGCTCAAAAAACATTAGCCTGGGTTATGATTTTATGCGCAAAGCATTTGAGCGGAAAACGGGCTGTGATTATTGCGACTTAAACAGCCGGATTTTTCCCGGAGTTGAAGTAGCTTATGGTTACTATAAAACTGAAAATCTGAAATATCTGCGGGCTTTGCAGGCTCCGCTTGGTGTACCAATCGATAATACCTTTTTAGGTTTTACTACCTATACGCATTTTGGTGTAAAGGGTCTTTAA
- a CDS encoding DUF1543 domain-containing protein gives MENLKLFMLLLGCKPSGRHTEQHDVFFGIAASLRDLIPEIQAFGPEPERIHIDAWREVNTVDGYKVEIKPRDNSIGQHSKLFFINLGGYQPDKFEEQHYAVLTVQNDFASASKNAKETYFFKHNHFNGANSHIDDKYGIDVDDIYNVEDILSATQKAEYQIVLIPNTGLPEDKINLGYFKLSSL, from the coding sequence ATGGAAAACCTGAAACTTTTTATGCTTTTATTGGGCTGCAAGCCATCCGGCCGGCATACCGAACAACATGATGTTTTTTTTGGGATAGCGGCTTCGCTTCGCGATCTGATTCCGGAAATACAGGCTTTTGGGCCCGAACCCGAAAGGATCCATATTGATGCCTGGCGCGAGGTTAATACAGTTGATGGTTATAAAGTAGAAATTAAGCCGCGCGATAACAGTATTGGGCAACACAGTAAATTATTCTTTATCAATTTGGGCGGCTATCAACCCGATAAATTTGAAGAGCAGCATTATGCCGTACTTACTGTTCAAAACGATTTCGCCTCGGCATCAAAAAACGCCAAAGAAACATACTTTTTTAAGCATAACCATTTTAATGGAGCAAACTCGCATATTGATGATAAATACGGTATTGATGTGGATGATATTTATAATGTAGAGGATATTCTCAGCGCAACGCAAAAGGCAGAATATCAGATAGTACTCATACCCAACACAGGTTTACCGGAAGACAAGATTAACCTCGGTTATTTTAAACTGAGCAGTTTATAA
- a CDS encoding alpha/beta hydrolase, with protein MLKQTNMEQAISYKRTSNTIVFITGAFVSNTCWDNWKLYFESRDYQTLAPAWPHKDAPACTLRQRQPDETIASQRLSTLTAYFADIVKQLPQKPVLVGHSLGGLILQLLVQLGLAAAGVAIHSLQPKGVFTFKYSFYKAGWGALGFFAPAKKSYLMSFSEWQFAFTNGMNYEQQKQAYYDLLTPESKLLVRDTIINAARIDFKRPHAPLLFMAGSNDNFIPASLNYSNFKKYADKNSITDFKEFEGRNHHVLSQPSWPENAAYIANWLNNLPLQ; from the coding sequence ATGTTAAAACAAACAAACATGGAGCAGGCAATATCATACAAACGGACCTCAAACACCATTGTTTTTATAACAGGTGCCTTTGTAAGCAACACCTGCTGGGATAACTGGAAGTTATATTTTGAAAGCCGCGACTACCAAACCCTTGCGCCGGCCTGGCCCCACAAGGATGCACCTGCTTGTACCTTACGGCAAAGACAACCCGATGAAACTATCGCATCGCAGCGCCTCAGTACTTTAACCGCCTACTTTGCAGATATTGTAAAGCAACTACCGCAAAAGCCTGTGCTTGTTGGCCATTCGTTGGGCGGACTTATTTTACAGCTATTAGTGCAACTGGGGCTGGCCGCGGCCGGGGTGGCTATCCATTCGTTACAGCCTAAGGGGGTGTTCACTTTTAAGTATTCGTTTTATAAGGCCGGTTGGGGAGCGCTGGGATTTTTCGCACCGGCAAAAAAATCATACCTCATGTCGTTCAGCGAGTGGCAGTTTGCCTTTACCAATGGCATGAATTACGAACAGCAAAAGCAAGCTTACTATGATTTGCTTACGCCCGAATCAAAGCTGTTGGTTCGTGATACAATTATCAATGCAGCAAGGATTGATTTTAAACGCCCGCATGCGCCCTTATTATTCATGGCCGGCAGCAATGATAATTTTATTCCAGCATCGCTTAACTACAGCAATTTTAAAAAGTATGCCGATAAAAACTCTATAACCGATTTTAAGGAGTTTGAAGGCCGTAATCACCACGTGCTTAGCCAGCCTTCCTGGCCCGAAAATGCCGCCTACATAGCCAATTGGCTTAATAATCTGCCTTTACAATAA
- a CDS encoding class I fructose-bisphosphate aldolase, translating into MELQSLKDIAKQMMAGNKGLLAMDESVSTCNKRFAALNIPQTEEYRRKYRELIVTTPKLEEAISGAILFDETIRQSTADGKMFIEILKEKGIIPGIKVDEGAISMDGFPDEKITEGLDNLHKRLAEYYKLGARFAKWRAVMTIGNGTPTSGSIKANAFLLARYAAICQEAGIVPIVEPEVLMDGSHSLKTCADVTNEVLHTVFNQLYQQRVNFEGMILKPNMIVPGLESLQQDGADAVADATISCFLRCVPASVPGIAFLSGGQSPELASERLNAMHVRFRDKMPWALTFSYSRAVQQPCLEKWDGKDENVAEAQRLLYERAHINTIARDGKYTPQLEHQMA; encoded by the coding sequence ATGGAACTGCAGAGCCTTAAAGATATCGCGAAGCAAATGATGGCCGGCAACAAAGGCCTTTTAGCGATGGACGAAAGTGTATCAACCTGTAACAAACGTTTTGCTGCCCTGAATATCCCGCAAACCGAGGAGTACCGCCGCAAATACCGCGAACTGATTGTAACCACGCCCAAACTGGAGGAAGCCATAAGCGGGGCCATTTTGTTTGATGAAACCATCAGGCAAAGTACAGCCGATGGTAAAATGTTTATCGAGATCCTTAAAGAAAAAGGCATTATCCCGGGTATAAAAGTTGATGAAGGTGCCATTAGTATGGATGGCTTCCCGGATGAGAAGATAACCGAGGGGTTGGATAATTTACATAAACGCCTTGCCGAATATTATAAATTGGGTGCCCGCTTTGCTAAATGGCGCGCGGTGATGACCATTGGCAATGGTACACCAACAAGCGGCAGCATTAAAGCTAATGCATTTTTGCTGGCCCGTTATGCTGCTATATGCCAGGAAGCAGGCATTGTACCCATTGTTGAGCCCGAAGTTTTGATGGACGGCAGCCACTCGCTTAAAACCTGTGCCGATGTAACCAACGAGGTTTTACATACCGTATTTAATCAGCTTTACCAGCAAAGGGTTAATTTTGAGGGGATGATATTAAAACCCAATATGATAGTGCCGGGCCTCGAATCGCTGCAGCAGGACGGCGCGGATGCGGTGGCCGATGCTACCATCAGTTGCTTTTTAAGATGTGTGCCAGCCTCGGTGCCGGGTATTGCCTTTTTATCCGGAGGACAATCGCCGGAGTTGGCCTCAGAAAGGCTAAATGCCATGCACGTGCGCTTTAGGGATAAAATGCCCTGGGCTTTAACTTTCTCATATTCAAGAGCGGTACAGCAACCCTGTTTAGAAAAATGGGACGGCAAGGATGAGAATGTTGCCGAAGCCCAGCGACTATTATACGAACGTGCGCACATCAATACCATTGCGCGAGATGGAAAATATACACCTCAACTGGAGCATCAGATGGCATAA
- a CDS encoding sensor histidine kinase: MKLLFILTIIWFTQLSVLGQSTTSSKLNTQLFALKNSKPDSSRVSILSTIADTYISLHQSQKALNYLKNLEAQFPSKNIAQSISLYSRMLAAAMQLKRDEEAKQYADKLKQITEKSGTITLQQIPAYKALIPYYLATRQFTETDKYLTIHNELNKASHNTAGLAENNLWHFKLDSAQGNHLAALAHFRSYAALKDSVLEEAKRKQIASLDAQYHTQKKDKQLKDQELNIALLKKQDQLQRNHLKQVHLTQNITIGGAAVLFMLSGVIYSRYRLKQIANKKLQAQQDEINHKNEALVELAQQKDILLEEKEWLIKEIHHRVKNNLQIVISLLNTQSAYLNDDRAHAAIRESQHRMQSIAFIHQKLYQSESRALIEAHIYINELIDYLSQSFDIGRRICFEKNLTDLELDVSRAVPIGLILNEAITNSIKYAFPNEIDGCISISLCCVEENSFRLSISDNGVGLPDDFEMAKCRSLGMNLMRGLCKQIGSSLILKNDNGVSISVDFKDEKLLKPNLN; this comes from the coding sequence ATGAAGCTGTTATTTATCCTCACAATTATTTGGTTTACGCAGTTATCCGTTTTGGGACAATCAACTACGTCTTCAAAACTGAATACTCAACTTTTTGCTCTAAAAAACAGCAAGCCCGATTCGTCACGCGTTTCTATATTATCAACCATTGCCGATACATATATCAGTCTTCATCAATCTCAAAAGGCCTTAAATTACCTAAAGAATCTTGAAGCGCAATTTCCATCAAAAAACATTGCTCAAAGCATCAGTTTATACAGCCGGATGCTTGCAGCTGCCATGCAGCTGAAACGCGATGAAGAGGCCAAGCAATATGCAGACAAATTAAAGCAGATTACAGAAAAAAGCGGCACCATAACCCTGCAACAAATCCCCGCCTACAAGGCGCTCATCCCCTACTACCTGGCCACAAGGCAGTTTACCGAAACGGATAAATACTTAACCATACACAACGAGTTGAATAAAGCAAGCCACAACACAGCCGGCCTTGCCGAAAACAACCTCTGGCATTTTAAGCTCGATTCGGCGCAGGGAAATCATCTTGCTGCATTGGCTCATTTTCGTAGTTATGCCGCTTTGAAAGATTCAGTGCTGGAAGAAGCTAAGCGTAAGCAAATAGCCAGTCTTGATGCACAATATCACACCCAAAAAAAAGACAAGCAGCTTAAAGATCAGGAGCTGAACATTGCCCTGTTAAAAAAACAGGATCAGTTACAGCGCAACCACCTTAAGCAGGTACATTTAACACAAAACATAACCATTGGCGGCGCGGCAGTATTGTTTATGCTATCGGGCGTAATTTACAGCCGGTACAGGCTTAAGCAAATTGCCAATAAAAAGCTGCAGGCCCAGCAGGACGAGATCAATCATAAAAACGAGGCCCTTGTTGAGCTTGCCCAACAAAAGGACATTTTACTGGAAGAGAAAGAATGGCTGATTAAAGAGATCCATCACCGGGTAAAAAACAACCTGCAAATTGTGATCAGTTTGCTCAATACCCAATCTGCTTATCTGAATGACGACAGGGCGCACGCGGCCATCCGCGAAAGCCAGCACCGCATGCAGTCCATCGCCTTCATTCACCAAAAACTCTATCAATCAGAAAGCAGGGCTTTGATTGAAGCACATATTTACATTAATGAACTGATTGATTACCTGAGCCAAAGCTTTGATATAGGCCGTCGCATTTGCTTTGAGAAAAACCTTACCGATCTGGAATTGGATGTATCGCGGGCCGTGCCCATTGGCCTTATACTTAACGAAGCCATTACCAACAGCATTAAATATGCCTTTCCGAACGAGATTGACGGTTGTATCAGCATTTCGTTATGCTGCGTGGAAGAAAACAGTTTCAGGCTCAGCATCAGTGATAACGGCGTTGGCCTTCCCGATGATTTTGAGATGGCTAAATGCCGTAGTTTAGGGATGAATTTGATGCGGGGATTATGTAAACAGATCGGCAGCAGCCTCATCCTTAAAAATGATAACGGTGTAAGCATCAGTGTTGATTTTAAAGATGAAAAACTGTTGAAACCAAACCTGAATTAA
- the ligD gene encoding DNA ligase D, with protein sequence MSLEKYVEKRDFSKTKEPKAGRSKDKNHLMFVIQKHDASRLHYDFRLEMDGVLKSWAIPKGPSTDPKTKRLAMMVEDHPFDYRNFEGIIPEGEYGGGTVIVWDEGTYEPIEAIKGKKAQEKHLLKQLESGSLKIKLHGEKLEGEYALVKTHGMGENGWLLIKHNDEFASEKDITKKDKSVLSGKTIQKMEKTSEKVWQHGHEEDVEKPAKSTNKKKEATEPVKKIAEKIDTDKPESFDVDALLKKAPKSKLPQNIKPMKATLVDEPFDDPDWLYEVKWDGYRAIAIIDDKGSAELVSRNNLPFDKYYPINKLLKAWKINAVIDGEIVVLNDKGISDFGALQNWRSEADGNLVYYVFDILWYDGKNLMDLPLEQRQAILKKILPQTHDQIRQSEAFKANGIEFFNAAERIGLEGIIAKKANSVYTSDLRSKEWLKIKVHRRQEVVVAGFTKNAGTSKAFSALVLGVYDDKGKLQYAGKVGTGFSDKLQKEMMAQFKPLITDKSPFEVEPDVDKPSRFRPQRLGAKPTWLKPQLVAEVAFAEVTGDGVFRQASFKGMRTDKKATDVVLETPKDTAETVTEADGKDVHTKTIKPVKDTDRKTLLNPNDETQVRKICGHELKFTHLSKVYWPEDNVTKRDMFNYYYQVADYILPYLKDRPMSLNRYPNGIHGSSFYQKDVKGKAPEWVTKTFPYTNGEGEHKEYLVGSDESYLLWMASLGCIEMNPWFSRVQSPDNPDYCVIDLDPDKNTFDQVIEAALEVKKVLDAIDVPACCKTSGSTGMHIYIPLAAKYDYDQSQMFARLIVNIVHKQIPDYTSLERMIANRKGKMYLDFLQNRPGATIAGPYSLRPKPGATVSMPLHWDEVKPGLTMKDFTIFNSIDRLKETGDLFKDVLGKGINLEEVIKKAKRVFE encoded by the coding sequence ATGAGCCTGGAAAAGTATGTAGAGAAGCGCGATTTCAGCAAAACTAAAGAGCCCAAAGCAGGCAGGAGCAAGGATAAAAATCACCTGATGTTTGTTATCCAAAAACACGATGCCTCAAGGCTACATTACGATTTCAGGCTGGAGATGGATGGCGTACTTAAAAGCTGGGCTATCCCCAAAGGCCCCTCCACCGATCCCAAAACCAAGCGCCTGGCCATGATGGTTGAGGATCATCCCTTTGATTACCGCAACTTTGAGGGCATTATACCCGAAGGGGAATACGGCGGCGGTACTGTGATAGTTTGGGATGAAGGCACTTACGAGCCTATCGAGGCAATTAAAGGAAAAAAGGCACAGGAAAAACACCTGCTGAAACAACTTGAATCAGGCTCGCTCAAAATAAAACTTCACGGCGAAAAGCTGGAGGGAGAATACGCCCTGGTTAAAACCCACGGCATGGGCGAAAACGGCTGGTTGCTGATAAAGCATAACGACGAGTTTGCATCTGAAAAAGACATCACCAAAAAAGATAAATCTGTACTATCGGGCAAAACCATCCAAAAAATGGAAAAAACCAGCGAAAAGGTTTGGCAGCATGGCCACGAGGAGGATGTAGAAAAGCCAGCGAAATCAACAAATAAAAAAAAAGAAGCAACTGAACCGGTTAAAAAAATAGCTGAAAAAATTGACACGGATAAGCCGGAAAGCTTTGATGTTGACGCCTTGCTAAAGAAGGCACCCAAATCAAAACTTCCCCAAAATATCAAACCGATGAAGGCTACCCTGGTTGATGAACCTTTTGACGACCCGGACTGGCTTTATGAAGTGAAATGGGATGGTTACCGCGCTATTGCCATTATTGATGATAAAGGCAGTGCCGAACTCGTTTCCCGCAATAACCTCCCTTTTGATAAATATTATCCCATCAATAAACTACTCAAAGCCTGGAAAATTAATGCGGTTATTGACGGCGAGATCGTGGTGTTGAACGATAAGGGCATATCCGATTTTGGTGCCCTGCAAAACTGGCGAAGCGAGGCTGATGGTAACCTGGTTTACTATGTTTTCGATATCCTTTGGTACGACGGAAAAAACCTGATGGACCTACCGCTTGAACAACGCCAGGCTATCCTGAAAAAAATATTACCCCAAACTCACGATCAGATTCGTCAAAGCGAGGCTTTTAAGGCCAACGGTATCGAGTTTTTCAATGCGGCCGAAAGGATAGGGCTGGAGGGCATTATCGCCAAAAAAGCCAATAGTGTTTATACTTCTGATCTGCGCTCAAAAGAATGGCTTAAAATTAAGGTTCATCGCCGGCAGGAGGTGGTTGTTGCCGGCTTTACTAAAAATGCCGGAACCTCAAAGGCTTTTAGTGCGTTGGTATTGGGTGTTTATGATGATAAAGGTAAACTACAGTATGCCGGCAAAGTGGGCACAGGTTTTTCAGATAAACTGCAAAAGGAAATGATGGCGCAGTTTAAGCCGCTTATTACTGATAAAAGCCCTTTTGAGGTTGAGCCGGACGTAGATAAGCCATCGCGTTTCAGGCCGCAGCGCTTAGGGGCGAAGCCAACCTGGCTTAAGCCCCAATTGGTTGCCGAAGTTGCATTTGCCGAAGTAACCGGCGATGGGGTATTCAGGCAGGCTTCGTTTAAAGGCATGCGAACAGATAAAAAAGCAACAGACGTTGTGCTTGAAACCCCAAAAGATACCGCCGAAACTGTAACGGAGGCCGATGGAAAGGATGTTCACACCAAAACTATTAAGCCCGTGAAAGATACCGACCGCAAAACACTACTCAACCCCAACGACGAAACGCAGGTACGCAAAATTTGCGGGCATGAGCTGAAGTTTACCCACCTGAGTAAAGTGTATTGGCCCGAAGATAATGTAACGAAGCGCGATATGTTTAATTACTACTACCAGGTAGCCGATTATATTTTGCCTTATCTGAAAGACAGGCCCATGTCGCTTAATCGGTACCCCAATGGCATTCATGGTTCAAGCTTTTATCAAAAAGATGTGAAAGGTAAAGCGCCCGAATGGGTTACAAAAACTTTTCCGTATACCAACGGCGAAGGCGAACATAAGGAATACCTGGTTGGTTCGGACGAATCATATCTGCTTTGGATGGCATCGCTGGGTTGCATTGAAATGAACCCATGGTTTAGCCGCGTGCAGTCGCCGGATAACCCGGATTATTGCGTGATAGACCTCGATCCGGATAAAAACACTTTCGACCAGGTGATTGAGGCCGCACTGGAAGTAAAAAAAGTATTGGATGCTATCGATGTTCCGGCATGCTGTAAAACATCGGGTTCTACCGGGATGCATATCTATATCCCATTAGCGGCTAAGTATGATTACGATCAATCGCAAATGTTTGCAAGGCTGATTGTGAATATCGTACATAAACAGATCCCTGATTATACCAGCCTGGAACGGATGATAGCTAACAGAAAAGGTAAAATGTATCTCGATTTTCTGCAGAACCGTCCGGGTGCCACTATCGCCGGACCATATTCGCTAAGGCCGAAGCCAGGCGCTACCGTCTCGATGCCGCTGCACTGGGATGAGGTAAAACCGGGCCTTACCATGAAGGATTTTACCATTTTCAATTCTATTGATCGCCTTAAGGAAACAGGCGACTTGTTTAAAGATGTTTTAGGTAAAGGGATTAACTTGGAGGAGGTTATTAAGAAGGCGAAGAGGGTGTTTGAATAA
- a CDS encoding DUF3606 domain-containing protein — protein MENRNKTAWPESLINTSENYEVEYWANKFGVRPERLKTAVRAVGNSTTAVAKFLSNK, from the coding sequence ATGGAAAACAGAAACAAAACTGCCTGGCCTGAAAGCCTTATCAATACCAGCGAAAATTATGAAGTTGAGTATTGGGCAAATAAATTTGGCGTACGCCCCGAAAGATTGAAAACCGCTGTTCGTGCTGTTGGAAATTCGACAACAGCGGTAGCCAAGTTTTTAAGCAATAAATAA
- a CDS encoding alpha/beta fold hydrolase, which yields MKTTKTRISALLVILITLFSFNAMATVKPANPPSGFKHQYATVNGVKIHYVTGGKGEPLLLVHGFGQNWYMWNRLLPELSKHFTIIAPDLRGVGESEKTAGGYDKKTMAVDLHELIKKLGYKNINLAGHDIGLMVAYAYAVQFPSEVKKVALMDALLPGIEPVWSQVRAQAWWFGFFSQPHSGEIVAGKAGLFLTDFWPVVGYIKKPFTKAETAEFIRAYSVPGATTGAFKWFAAFEQDARDNVEFAKNKLPMPLLAMGSDHLAGSFLAAHSKLVADNVQEVIIKDSGHWIVQEQTAQVQKGLLDFFLAQ from the coding sequence ATGAAAACAACAAAAACGCGCATAAGCGCACTGCTGGTAATATTAATTACCCTATTCTCATTCAATGCTATGGCCACAGTTAAACCTGCCAATCCGCCTTCAGGTTTTAAACACCAGTATGCAACGGTAAACGGGGTGAAAATTCACTATGTAACCGGCGGCAAAGGCGAGCCTTTATTACTTGTACACGGTTTTGGCCAAAACTGGTACATGTGGAACCGCCTGCTGCCCGAGCTTTCCAAACATTTTACCATTATAGCTCCTGATTTGCGCGGCGTTGGCGAATCAGAAAAAACGGCCGGCGGTTATGATAAAAAAACGATGGCTGTTGATTTGCACGAGCTTATCAAAAAATTAGGTTATAAAAACATTAACCTTGCAGGGCACGACATAGGCCTGATGGTAGCTTATGCCTACGCGGTACAGTTCCCTTCCGAAGTTAAAAAAGTAGCTTTAATGGATGCCTTGCTTCCCGGCATTGAGCCGGTTTGGAGCCAGGTAAGGGCACAGGCCTGGTGGTTCGGCTTTTTCAGCCAGCCGCACTCGGGCGAAATTGTAGCAGGTAAAGCAGGCTTATTCCTTACCGATTTTTGGCCGGTTGTGGGATATATCAAAAAACCTTTCACCAAAGCCGAAACAGCCGAGTTTATCCGCGCTTACTCGGTACCAGGCGCCACTACCGGTGCATTTAAATGGTTTGCCGCTTTTGAGCAGGACGCCAGGGATAACGTTGAATTTGCAAAAAACAAACTGCCGATGCCTTTACTGGCTATGGGATCTGATCATTTGGCCGGCTCATTCCTGGCCGCGCACTCTAAACTGGTGGCAGATAATGTGCAGGAAGTTATCATTAAAGATTCGGGCCACTGGATAGTGCAGGAACAAACCGCCCAGGTACAAAAAGGCCTGCTCGATTTCTTTCTGGCTCAATAA
- the msrA gene encoding peptide-methionine (S)-S-oxide reductase MsrA produces the protein MKKIICSLTVLLAVVFNSYASVPKKVLDTATFATGCFWCTEAKFQQLKGVEKVISGFSGGHVANPSYELVCTGTTGHAEACNIIYDPAKISYDELLAAFFVAHDPTQLNRQGNDVGTQYRSAIFYHNAAQKQKAQYYISKLNTEKAYKNPIVTQVVMYKAFYKAEDYHQNYFNQNGEQPYCKYVIQPELEKFKKVFKDKLKQ, from the coding sequence ATGAAAAAAATCATTTGTTCATTAACCGTTTTACTGGCGGTTGTTTTTAACTCTTATGCGTCGGTACCAAAAAAGGTACTGGATACCGCTACCTTTGCCACCGGCTGCTTTTGGTGTACCGAAGCCAAGTTTCAGCAATTAAAGGGTGTCGAAAAGGTAATTTCCGGCTTTTCGGGCGGCCACGTTGCCAATCCATCTTACGAGTTGGTTTGTACCGGCACCACCGGGCATGCCGAGGCCTGCAACATTATTTATGATCCGGCAAAAATCTCGTATGATGAATTGCTGGCTGCTTTTTTTGTTGCTCATGATCCTACACAATTAAACAGGCAGGGTAATGATGTGGGTACACAATACCGATCGGCTATATTTTATCATAATGCTGCTCAAAAGCAAAAGGCGCAATATTATATCAGCAAGCTTAATACCGAAAAGGCTTATAAAAACCCGATAGTAACACAGGTGGTGATGTACAAAGCTTTTTACAAAGCCGAAGATTACCACCAAAACTACTTTAATCAAAACGGCGAACAACCTTACTGTAAGTACGTGATCCAGCCCGAGTTAGAAAAATTTAAAAAAGTATTTAAAGATAAACTGAAGCAATAA